One Maribacter sp. HTCC2170 genomic window, GTATTACAGTGGCCAAGCTTATGCCCTGAACCAACTTGGTCGAAGGTATCGCGATATTTCACAATTTACAACGGCCATAAATTTGCACCAAAATGCATTAGAGGCGGCAACTACAGGTGAAAACTTAGAATTCAGGGTTTACAGCCTTAATATGCTAGGTGTTATTTATCGGAGAAAAGATGCTATAAATTCTGCCTTGGACTATACTCAGGAGGCTCTTGAACTGGCCGAAACCGTAAAAAACCCTTCAAAAGGGTTAAAGAGAAGCATCAATGTTTCTTTAAACGGACTGGGAAATATATATCAAATCCTAGGGCAATACGATTTTGCCATTGAGCAATTTCAGAGATCACTTGAACTTGAAGCGGATTTGGGCAACAAATGGGGGCTTGCCATCAATCATCAAAATATTGGGGAATGTTACGAACTTCAAGGTGATCTTGACAAGGCCTTAGAAGGTTACAGAACTTCGCTTGCGATTAATGAAGACATTAACAATGAAAAAGGCAAGGTCATTTGTAAAAACAGTGTTGCCAATGTATATATACTTCAAGACAGATTGGATGAGGCTATTGACATACTTGAACCCGCCCTATTGGCGTCAAAAGAAATCGGAGATAAGCACATAACATCTGGAATTCATATAAACTTGGGAGCAGCTTATTTAAAGCAAAAAAAACTCGTAAAGGCAGAAGACAATCTTAAGACCGGTCTTTCTTTGGCAAAGCAATATAATTTTCCCATGAACATATCAATGGCAAATTCACATTTGTCGGGTCTCTCAGAAAATCGGGGCCAGTATAAAGAGGCTATGGAATATTACAAAATGGCCAAAGAATTCAATGAAGAAATTGTTAATGAGAGAAATCTGAGGTATGTAAATGATGTTATAAGTAGATATAAAACAGAAAAAAAGAATGAAGAAATCGAGGTTCTTGCAAAGGATTATGAGATTGCGAAAATAAAACTACGTAAAAACAAAACCTCCCTTTTAATTGGCGGATTTGGGTTACTGCTGTTAGCGG contains:
- a CDS encoding tetratricopeptide repeat protein gives rise to the protein MGKCKYGFFFFAVLCFCVGSSQNIPDDFKRISDSLINSGPTTYAELDVVLRPSRKDTTLMRYFSDIAGEKKYYSGQAYALNQLGRRYRDISQFTTAINLHQNALEAATTGENLEFRVYSLNMLGVIYRRKDAINSALDYTQEALELAETVKNPSKGLKRSINVSLNGLGNIYQILGQYDFAIEQFQRSLELEADLGNKWGLAINHQNIGECYELQGDLDKALEGYRTSLAINEDINNEKGKVICKNSVANVYILQDRLDEAIDILEPALLASKEIGDKHITSGIHINLGAAYLKQKKLVKAEDNLKTGLSLAKQYNFPMNISMANSHLSGLSENRGQYKEAMEYYKMAKEFNEEIVNERNLRYVNDVISRYKTEKKNEEIEVLAKDYEIAKIKLRKNKTSLLIGGFGLLLLAGIFYILYRQYQLKNDKKLLTLEQSMLRSQMNPHFLFNSLNSIKLYIINNEKKNAVHYLNKFSKLIRKILEASSMKEIPLAEELETVELYMNIENIRFSNEINFTIAIDEDIDVHTIKIPSLILQPFLENALWHGLSPKEGEKNIDLHVSRGSNNFIDISITDNGVGRDAAEIIKESKVLKRKSVGIEITKERLANFARDYQNTFDVTIIDLFDKESNATGTRVVLHIPTV